GCAGGTAATTGCCCATGGCAGGATTATCCAGGAGACGATACCGCCAATTGACCACATGGTTTCCCATGACCATTTTTGGACTTTTTTGAACGGGGCATAGAAGCAGGCTGCGCTTGCAGCCCCCACCAGATGCCAGAAAATACCCATCATTATCGCGTGACTCATTTTTATTATCCTCAGGATGCAGAAGTGGGCGGGGGTTATCTCCCATCACTTTGCAGTCTAAAAAATGGTCAATAATGACGCCTTTACCGGCTTGCCGCTGGCACGGTAAGGGTGGCAAAAACGGAAGGGTGCGGGCGCACAGGCTCACATTTTCTGGAAAGCTCATTCAGCTATAGCCTTTGGGACAGCAGGGCACTTATAATCATTTCGATAACAATATAGCAACTATACTTTGCTGACATTTTAACGGTGGTCTCTGTCGACACCGCGACCATAATGGAGAAGATGATATGAGTTATACCCTGCCGGCACTGCCATACGCATATGACGCTCTGGAACCGCATTTCGACAAGCAAACGATGGAAATCCATCACACCAAACACCACCAGACCTACGTCAACAACGCGAATGCTGCGCTGGAAAGCCTGCCTGATTTCGCCAGCCTGCCGGTTGAAGAGCTGATTACTCAGCTTGATAAACTGCCAGCAGACAAAAAAGGCGTTCTGCGTAACAACGCAGGCGGCCACGCTAACCACAGCCTGTTCTGGAAAGGCCTGAAAAAGGGCACCTCCCTGCAGGGCGATCTGAAATCTGCTATTGAGCGCGATTTCGGTAGCGTTGAGAAATTTAAAGAAGAGTTTGAGAAAGCCGCTGCTACCCGTTTTGGTTCTGGCTGGGCGTGGCTGGTACTGCGCGATGGTAAACTGGCTGTAACCTCTACTGCCAACCAGGATAGCCCGCTGATGGGTGAAGCTATCTCCGGTACTTCCGGTTATCCGCTGCTGGGTCTGGATGTGTGGGAACACGCCTACTATCTGAAATTCCAGAACCGCCGCCCGGACTACATCAAAGAGTTCTGGAACGTGGTGAACTGGGACGAGGCAGCAGCCCGTTTTGCAGCTAAAAAATAAAGTTGCAAAGTCCTGATGAAGAAGCGAGCCTGATGGCTCGCTTTTTTATTGCCTGCAGCAAACCAGCCCCTGTTCGTCTGCCGCAAGTTTCCCGGGTATTATCTGTGCGCTAAGGCTACGTCAGTGGTTTTTTAGTATCTGCCAGATTTGTAATCTATTCACAACGAGCCACCGTTTTTAAGGAGTCAAAGATGCGCTATCGGGTACAGGTTTATACAGGGAAGGTTCGTGATTATGCAGATAGCCGCCCAAGCGCGATTGAAAAATTTCAGGTCGAGGGTGCGCTGGAGTTGTTATCCACCGGTTTGAGCGGTGATGAACAGGCGGAGAAGAAAATTCACGGTGGGCCGGACCGGGCGCTGTGCCACTATCCACGTGAGCATTATCAGGCCTGGAAGCTCGATTTTCCCGATTTAGCCGAGCTATTCGATGCGCCGGCTTTTGGTGAAAATCTCTCGACCGTGGGGCTGACTGAGCGCGATGCATACATTGGTGATGTGTATCGGTGGGGAGAGGCCCTGATTCAGATAACTCAACCACGAGCGCCTTGTTTTAAGCTTAACTATCACTTTCCAATCAGCGATTTATCTCTGCTCATGCAAGATAAAATTATGGTTGGATGGCTGTATCGGGTTATCTCTCCGGGGCAGGTGTCTGCTGAAGCGCCGCTTGAGTTAGTAAGCCGGTTGAGCGATGTGAGCGTTCATGAAGCCTGCGCCATCGCCTGGCATATGCCGTTTGACGATGAGCAATATCATCGGCTGATGAGCGCCGCGGGGCTATCGGCCAGCTGGAGCAAAACTATGCAACAGCGTCGGCTTACCGGCCAGATAGAGGACTTCAGCCGCCGGTTATTCGGCGGCCAGAAGCCCTGACTTATCAGAACTGTTTGGGGGCGAAACCGGTCATCACCTTGAGGCCCATTTCGCGCCCCAGTGCTGTCATCGGATGTACTACTACGATGCCGCGCACGCTTTTCTTAAGCTTGCCCATATCGGCCTGCTCTTT
This genomic interval from Salmonella enterica subsp. enterica serovar Choleraesuis contains the following:
- a CDS encoding 6-N-hydroxylaminopurine resistance protein, coding for MRYRVQVYTGKVRDYADSRPSAIEKFQVEGALELLSTGLSGDEQAEKKIHGGPDRALCHYPREHYQAWKLDFPDLAELFDAPAFGENLSTVGLTERDAYIGDVYRWGEALIQITQPRAPCFKLNYHFPISDLSLLMQDKIMVGWLYRVISPGQVSAEAPLELVSRLSDVSVHEACAIAWHMPFDDEQYHRLMSAAGLSASWSKTMQQRRLTGQIEDFSRRLFGGQKP
- the sodA gene encoding superoxide dismutase [Mn], which translates into the protein MSYTLPALPYAYDALEPHFDKQTMEIHHTKHHQTYVNNANAALESLPDFASLPVEELITQLDKLPADKKGVLRNNAGGHANHSLFWKGLKKGTSLQGDLKSAIERDFGSVEKFKEEFEKAAATRFGSGWAWLVLRDGKLAVTSTANQDSPLMGEAISGTSGYPLLGLDVWEHAYYLKFQNRRPDYIKEFWNVVNWDEAAARFAAKK